GTCTGCCGGCGCGAGGGAATCTGGCTGCACGTCGACGCCGCCTACGGCGGCGGGCTCCTGACGTCGCTCCGGCACCGGCACCTGCTCGACGGCATCGAGCGCGCCGACTCCGTGACCGTCGACTACCACAAGACCTTCTTCCAGCCCGTGAGCTCCAGCGCGCTCCTCGTGCGCGACGGCCGCACGCTCCGGCACGCGACTCTGCACGCCGACTACCTCAACCCCGCGGATCGCGCGCACGAGGAGATCCCGAACCAGGTCGACAAGTCGCTGCAGACCACGCGGCGCTTCGACGCGCTGAAGCTCTGGCTCACGCTGCGGACGGTGGGCGCCGACGGGGTGGGGCGGATGCTCGACGACGTGATCGCGCTCGCCGACCGCACGTGGTCGGCGCTGTGGCGGGATCCGGCGCTCGAGGTGGTGGTGCGGCCCGAGATCAGCGCGCTCGTGTTCCGGTACGTGCCGGCGGGGGAGCGGGAGGGATCCGCGGGGCCCGACGCGGGAGCCCGCTCGGACGCCGTGAACCGCGGCATCCGCCAGGCGATCCAGGACTCCGGTCGGGCGATGGTCGCCGCGACGCGCGTCGGCGGGCGCGCGCACCTCAAGCTCACGCTGCTCAACCCGGCCACGACGGACGCGCACATCGCGGAGATCCTCGGGATGGTGGTGGCGGCGGGCGACGCGCTCGACGCCGGGCTGGGCGACGCGGCTGCCGGCGCGCCCGCCGCGGCCGTCGTCGCCGTCGCGGAGGCCGGCCGATGAGCGCCGCCGCCGACCGCGTCCACGACGTCGTCGCCATCGGCCTCGGCCCCGCGAACCTCGGGCTCGCCTGCCTCGCGGACCCGCTCGACCTCGACCTCGTCGTGCTCGAGCGGAAGCCGCGCTTCGACTGGCACCCCGGCATGATGCTGCCGACCGCGCACCTGCAGACGCCGTTCCTCGCCGACCTCGTGACGCTCGCGGATCCGACCTCGCGCTTCTCGTTCCTCGCGTACCTCAAGGACATCGGGCGGCTGTACTCCTTCTACATCCGCGAGGACTTCTTCGTGCTGCGCAGCGAGTACGTCGCGTACTGCCGGTGGGCGGCGGAGCGCGCGCGGGGGATCGAGCTCGACCGCGACGTGCGGGCGGTCTCGTTCGACGAGGCCCGTGGCGCGTACGTCGTCGAGTCGGTCGACGCGGCGGGCGTCGCGCACGTGCACCTCGGCCGGGCCCTCGTGGTCGGCGTCGGCACGCCGCCGTGGCTGCCCGCGGCCGTCCGCGACCTGCCGGGCGTCGTGCACAGCTCCGGCTACCTCGGCGCCAAGGACGCGCTGCAGGAGCGGGACGCCATCACGGTGGTCGGCAGCGGGCAGAGCGCGGCCGAGATATACCGCGACCTCCTCGAGGACGTGGACTCCCGCGGCTACCGGCTCGACTGGATCACGCGCTCGCCGCGGTTCTTCCCGCTCGAGTACACGCGCCTGACGCTCGAGATGACGAGCCCCGAGTACAGCGACCACTTCTTCGGCCTCCCCGCGGACGCACGCGAGGCGCTGC
The genomic region above belongs to Clavibacter phaseoli and contains:
- a CDS encoding lysine N(6)-hydroxylase/L-ornithine N(5)-oxygenase family protein produces the protein MSAAADRVHDVVAIGLGPANLGLACLADPLDLDLVVLERKPRFDWHPGMMLPTAHLQTPFLADLVTLADPTSRFSFLAYLKDIGRLYSFYIREDFFVLRSEYVAYCRWAAERARGIELDRDVRAVSFDEARGAYVVESVDAAGVAHVHLGRALVVGVGTPPWLPAAVRDLPGVVHSSGYLGAKDALQERDAITVVGSGQSAAEIYRDLLEDVDSRGYRLDWITRSPRFFPLEYTRLTLEMTSPEYSDHFFGLPADAREALLREQRNLYKGIDSELIDDIFQALYRKRLAFDALRAEGRLAAGGDAGSGVPTRLLTNAEVVSARATPDGGAVLGLRHAETGAERDWPTGAVIMASGYDASAPRILDGLGDRVRRDARGRLDVAREHTVDDAGTLFVQNAEVHTHGFVAPDLGMTAHRNSRILRAITGHEHHAVEERIAFQEFGLPDDVPAAGSGVLA